In Montipora capricornis isolate CH-2021 chromosome 4, ASM3666992v2, whole genome shotgun sequence, a single genomic region encodes these proteins:
- the LOC138045493 gene encoding uncharacterized protein: protein MASDSRTLDYLMILVCAVALVILIAFVVYTWIKWHNQQEQFTPSNEQGPAEVELVGVSAPKSYQRGYLNEVGRDSQNLSGSRTFLGEDVFQQKPFSKGTQPAQTFQIKDVAHYGDVEHNPRVSMNSDVVVHSNGPLSRGIRNETLDGAHSFYAGHDVDERVEKRRWSESTARTGVSNEIDVSHKKNTYL from the coding sequence ATGGCTTCAGATTCGAGGACATTAGATTATCTGATGATACTAGTGTGTGCTGTGGCGTTAGTCATTCTCATAGCATTTGTTGTCTACACCTGGATAAAGTGGCATAATCAACAAGAACAGTTCACCCCGTCTAACGAACAAGGCCCTGCCGAGGTTGAACTCGTAGGGGTATCAGCACCCAAATCTTACCAAAGAGGTTACCTGAATGAGGTAGGAAGAGACAGCCAAAATCTGAGTGGCTCTCGCACGTTTCTGGGCGAAGATGTCTTCCAGCAAAAGCCGTTTTCGAAAGGCACTCAACCGGCGCAAACATTTCAAATCAAAGACGTCGCTCATTATGGAGACGTAGAGCACAATCCAAGAGTATCGATGAACAGTGATGTTGTTGTCCATTCCAATGGGCCCTTGAGCCGTGGCATCCGAAACGAAACGCTTGATGGGGCTCATTCTTTTTATGCGGGGCACGACGTGGACGAGCGGGTCGAGAAGAGAAGATGGTCCGAGTCAACCGCACGAACGGGCGTAAGCAATGAAATTGACGTTTCCCACAAAAAGAACACTTATCTGTAA